The proteins below are encoded in one region of Apium graveolens cultivar Ventura chromosome 4, ASM990537v1, whole genome shotgun sequence:
- the LOC141721852 gene encoding uncharacterized protein LOC141721852, whose protein sequence is MSQRACIPETMMAPYWVSGSNGGKELKDAIIHMKMLVQLATGSELIPPDAGESRVLNMVDSLKKSSLLLNSKRVDETKVHDVIRHVARSMASTDSKYEFLHVKGNSRYFSSDAGCSGKFLRLEAETVNIHFDEDLECPDLHILWLQSNNHPQEFSVGFFRMFLNLSFLMLQNVNISLEQFSLQPLGNLRRLSLLKCDIRKTDVSLFPKNLRSLWIYDCDLPRPRDVANLTKLRKLEIQQWKPELLMAENVISSLSSLSSLSSLLTKCHVLKQRRPY, encoded by the exons ATGTCTCAAAGAGCTTGCATACCAGAAACGATGATGGCACCATATTGGGTTAGCGGAAGCAATGGAGGTAAGGAGCTTAAAG ATGCTATAATCCATATGAAGATGCTGGTCCAGTTAGCAACAGGCTCGGAACTTATACCCCCAGATGCGGGAGAATCGAGAGTACTTAACATGGTTGACTCTCTCAAGAAATCTTCTTTGCTGCTCAACTCTAAAAGAGTTGATGAAACTAAAGTTCATGACGTCATCAGACACGTAGCAAGATCCATGGCTTCCACAGATTCCAAATATGAATTTTTACATGTAAAAGGCAACTCAAGGTATTTTTCTTCTGATGCTGGTTGTAGCGGAAAATTCTTACGTTTAGAGGCGGAGACTgttaatattcattttgatgaagaTCTGGAATGCCCAGACCTGCATATTTTGTGGCTACAAAGCAATAACCATCCACAAGAATTCTCAGTTGGCTTCTTTAGAATGTTTTTGAATCTTAGTTTTCTAATGCTACAAAATGTGAACATATCTTTGGAGCAGTTTTCTCTTCAACCATTGGGTAATCTCAGGAGGCTTAGTTTATTAAAGTGTGATATAAGGAAGACAGATGTTAGTCTTTTTCCCAAAAACCTAAGAAGTCTTTGGATTTATGATTGTGATCTTCCAAGGCCGCGGGATGTAGCAAACCTGACAAAACTGCGAAAGCTAGAGATCCAACAATGGAAACCTGAACTGTTAATGGCGGAAAATGTCATATCTAGTCTATCTAGTCTATCTAGTCTATCCAGTCTCCTGACAAAATGTCATGTCTTGAAACAAAGGAGGCCATATTAG
- the LOC141721850 gene encoding uncharacterized protein LOC141721850: MVGVADIPCIGKFVDKVSDYTVEAVFRGLKYIFCYKSLVDQLNSETDKLNIQMADMSREVKKEKNNGKIIKTHVLKWQDDATELKKNGKEYSPSCSCIQSLPIPNPVSRFRIGRNAAKKAATVIELGDTGNKYLAGDIAYLAPVINMPKSDTSFEDFQSRKDTYRKLYDALVNQNSPMVHGIYGMAGVGKTRMMEKIWEDAINDKIFDKVVRVNVGNENKDELKLQDQIAARLNCTLERQDDVEHRASQLENSLRNGGKTLLIFDDVWTEIRLADIIGASFGDGNSSHGSKLLFTSRDKCVCEVNGCQNPVKIETLTPHEALYLFMDTVGPDTINSLPDKSLVQKVCDECGQLPLLIFAVGKALKGKPRRSWDHAYDQLQKGKFKEIPGVPSEVYAGIKLSIDYLEHDDAKLCLFLCSMFPEDANIDMKMLIVLATGSQLIPDGELRILAMVESLKTSSLLVDSGRDNETKVHDIIRDVARLVASTDSQYAFLHEKCNSRYFPSNAGCCTGKFLRLDAETHDVHFKEDLICPDLHTLWLQSNNHPQQFLGGFFRMFVNLRSLMLQKVNISLEKFSLQSLDNLRTLSLIKCDISKTDASLFPKKLESLWIYDCILPIPLDVANLEYLQKLEIQQRDKFAMRSSVRSSLACLKELNISKGIITDRVEYQSVVRRSSLACLKELNISKRIITDREEYQSVVMEISKLTDLTSLQFHFYDDDTFQGRDVFSNLDRYNISVGYRLFPPGFNFGEGRSIIFYGNHWQPWEGLMARAEQVRLGSSDIEVSSICKGRVKAFEDLRRLDINSCHHMGYLASISHDEIHNEATCFSKLTILNIQLCSNLKYLFCNNIAKGLVQLQELSVSYCGSMKAIIMNDGTSDREIIEFPKLRSLKIWVTNRLASFYGEKKKIHAAGSTSAMDSSSRHRPLFDQMVAFPSLEELTISHLPNQSVIWGNDCFNCDTLSSFSKLKRLHVSSCHKLEIVIPEAMLHRLNNLEYIEVYECKSLRTVFPLSVATALKHLKGFRVWDCEKMTDIIEAGQQVISCQDFILPQLELIDLRYLLGLKRLFHGANFNFHLPALKKVNVITCGLSTLFTFSMFKSFQLKNLQVHNCKNLKNIVEEVRGDETCNKTITLSQLTEVFLLGLPNLKSSFHNENYEFNMPVIEKVTVHDCGLSNTLFTRSIFKNLKQLEVLKVSDCGLLEGIFEDAWGDVTLNTSDKIITLNQVSTVFLDGLPKFKSMFCGATFECYMPALKKVKIIRCGLSVLFTCSVFEKILQLEELHVSNCDLLEHIVEEVGGGETSEVNGKSITYSKLSSITLESLPNLKSFSCSSSCVFNMPRLKNFRLIKCPRIEYFSSSETNTSFVCVTSDWCSEEDYFQDLNDYTRQYHKSGSYLSDSAEASIYCKIYLRTQSEITEGEESN; the protein is encoded by the exons ATGGTGGGTGTAGCTGACATTCCATGCATCGGAAAATTTGTTGACAAGGTATCAGATTATACAGTTGAAGCTGTGTTTCGTGGTTTGAAGTACATATTCTGTTACAAGTCTCTTGTTGACCAACTCAATTCCGAAACTGACAAGCTTAACATTCAGATGGCCGACATGTCCAGGGaagttaagaaagaaaagaataatGGTAAAATTATCAAAACTCATGTATTGAAATGGCAAGATGATGCTACAGAGTTGAAGAAGAATGGCAAAGAGTATTCACCTTCATGCAGCTGCATCCAGAGTCTGCCCATTCCTAATCCCGTGTCTCGTTTTCGAATCGGCAGGAATGCAGCAAAGAAGGCCGCAACCGTGATTGAACTCGGTGACACGGGAAATAAATATCTTGCTGGAGACATTGCATACCTTGCACCGGTTATAAATATGCCAAAATCTGATACCTCATTCGAAGATTTTCAGTCTAGAAAAGATACTTATCGGAAGCTCTATGACGCGCTAGTAAACCAAAATAGTCCTATGGTTCATGGCATCTATGGAATGGCAGGAGTGGGAAAAACTCGAATGATGGAAAAAATTTGGGAAGATGCCATCAATGACAAGATTTTTGACAAGGTGGTAAGAGTAAATGTGGGTAATGAGAACAAGGACGAATTAAAGTTACAAGACCAGATTGCTGCCCGTCTAAATTGCACACTGGAGCGGCAAGATGATGTGGAACATAGAGCTTCTCAGCTGGAAAACAGTTTAAGGAATGGGGGTAAGACTCTCCTTATATTTGACGATGTTTGGACAGAGATTCGTTTAGCGGATATTATTGGGGCTTCATTTGGCGATGGCAATAGTTCCCATGGTTCTAAACTCCTCTTTACATCTCGAGATAAATGTGTATGCGAGGTTAACGGATGCCAGAATCCTGTCAAGATCGAAACCTTGACTCCTCATGAAGCTTTGTATCTGTTTATGGACACTGTTGGTCCTGATACAATCAACTCTTTACCGGATAAATCCTTGGTACAGAAAGTGTGTGATGAGTGTGGTCAATTACCTTTACTCATTTTTGCAGTTGGCAAAGCACTAAAAGGCAAGCCTCGCCGTTCGTGGGACCATGCATATGATCAACTTCAAAAAGGCAAATTTAAAGAAATTCCTGGAGTACCTTCCGAAGTATATGCGGGTATCAAACTGAGTATTGATTATTTGGAACATGATGATGCAAAGTTATGTCTTTTTTTGTGCTCCATGTTTCCCGAAGATGCTAACATTGACATGAAGATGCTGATCGTGTTAGCAACAGGATCCCAACTTATACCTGATGGAGAGTTGCGAATACTTGCTATGGTTGAGTCTCTCAAGACATCTTCTTTGCTGGTGGACTCTGGAAGAGATAATGAAACTAAAGTTCATGATATCATTAGAGATGTAGCAAGATTGGTGGCTTCCACAGATTCACAATATGCATTTTTACACGAAAAATGCAACTCACGGTATTTTCCTTCTAATGCCGGTTGTTGTACTGGAAAATTTTTACGTTTAGATGCGGAGACTCATGATGTTCATTTCAAGGAGGATCTCATATGCCCAGACCTGCATACCTTGTGGCTACAGAGCAACAACCATCCACAACAGTTCTTAGGTGGCTTCTTCAGAATGTTTGTCAATCTCAGATCTCTGATGCTACAAAAAGTGAACATATCTTTGGAGAAGTTCTCTCTTCAATCCTTGGATAATCTCCGGACCCTTAGTTTAATAAAGTGTGACATAAGTAAGACAGATGCCAGTCTTTTTCCCAAAAAACTAGAATCTCTTTGGATTTATGATTGTATACTCCCAATTCCGCTGGATGTAGCAAACCTGGAATATCTTCAAAAGCTAGAGATCCAACAACGGGACAAATTTGCAATGCGGTCAAGTGTCAGATCTAGTCTAGCCTGTCTGAAAGAGTTAAACATATCAAAGGGAATCATCACTGACCGTGTAGAGTATCAATCGGTAGTAAGGCGGTCTAGTCTAGCCTGTCTGAAAGAGTTAAACATATCAAAGAGAATCATCACTGACCGTGAAGAGTATCAATCGGTAGTGATGGAGATTAGTAAATTGACTGATCTCACAAGTTTACAATTTCATTTTTATGATGATGATACTTTTCAAGGTAGAGATGTGTTTTCTAATTTAGATAGATACAACATATCTGTGGGATATAGACTTTTTCCACCAGGATTTAATTTTGGGGAAGGGAGGTCGATTATATTTTATGGAAATCACTGGCAACCCTGGGAAGGTTTGATGGCGAGGGCTGAACAAGTGAGATTGGGTAGCAGCGATATTGAAGTGAGTAGCATTTGCAAAGGCCGCGTAAAAGCATTTGAAGACTTGAGAAGACTTGACATTAACTCATGTCACCACATGGGGTATCTAGCAAGTATATCACATGATGAGATCCATAATGAGGCAACATGTTTCTCTAAACTTACCATTTTAAATATTCAATTATGCTCTAACTTAAAATACCTGTTCTGCAACAACATTGCAAAAGGTCTGGTACAGCTGCAAGAGCTCAGTGTAAGTTATTGTGGATCTATGAAAGCCATCATAATGAATGACGGTACAAGTGATAGAGAAATCATTGAATTCCCTAAATTAAGATCACTGAAGATATGGGTTACGAATAGACTAGCAAGCTTTTACGGGGAAAAGAAAAAAATACATGCAGCTGGTTCAACATCAGCAATGGACAGCTCTTCTCGACATCGACCTCTTTTCGATCAAATG GTGGCCTTCCCTTCCTTAGAAGAACTGACTATCTCCCACTTGCCAAACCAAAGTGTTATTTGGGGAAATGACTGCTTTAATTGTGACACTTTATCCTCTTTTTCCAAACTAAAACGTCTTCATGTATCTTCTTGTCACAAACTGGAAATTGTGATCCCAGAGGCCATGTTGCATAGGCTTAATAATCTGGAATACATAGAAGTATATGAATGCAAAAGCTTGAGAACCGTATTCCCACTGTCTGTTGCAACTGCTCTTAAGCACCTCAAGGGATTTCGTGTATGGGACTGTGAGAAGATGACAGATATTATCGAGGCAGGTCAACAAGTAATTTCTTGCCAG GATTTTATACTCCCTCAACTGGAGTTAATTGATCTTCGATACTTGCTTGGTCTCAAAAGGCTTTTTCATGGTGCGAATTTCAATTTCCATTTGCCGGCTTTAAAGAAAGTGAACGTTATAACCTGCGGACTCTCAACTCTTTTTACGTTCTCTATGTTCAAAAGTTTCCAACTCAAAAACTTACAAGTACATAATTGTAAAAATTTGAAGAACATTGTTGAGGAAGTAAGGGGTGATGAGACTTGCAACAAGACTATCACTCTCTCTCAGCTGACAGAAGTTTTTCTTTTAGGATTGCCGAACCTCAAAAGTTCTTTCCATAATGAGAATTATGAGTTCAACATGCCGGTTATAGAGAAGGTGACAGTTCATGATTGTGGGTTATCTAACACTCTTTTCACCCGCTCTATCTTCAAAAATCTCAAGCAACTGGAAGTATTAAAAGTTTCTGATTGCGGATTGTTGGAAGGCATCTTTGAGGATGCTTGGGGTGATGTAACTCTAAATACAAGTGACAAGATTATCACACTTAATCAAGTCTCTACAGTTTTTCTTGATGGCCTACCAAAGTTCAAAAGTATGTTCTGCGGTGCAACTTTCGAGTGCTATATGCCGGCTCTAAAGAAAGTGAAAATTATTAGGTGTGGACTCTCTGTTCTTTTTACGTGCTCGGTGTTTGAAAAAATCCTACAGCTTGAAGAATTACATGTATCTAACTGCGATTTGTTAGAACATATTGTTGAGGAGGTTGGGGGTGGTGAAACTTCTGAGGTAAATGGTAAGAGTATCACATACTCTAAACTCTCATcaattactcttgaatctttgCCAAACCTCAAAAGTTTCAGTTGCAGTTCGAGCTGTGTTTTCAATATGCCCAGATTGAAGAATTTCAGGCTTATTAAGTGTCCCCGGATAGAATATTTCAGTTCCTCGGAAACAAACACATCGTTCGTATGTGTTACCAGCGACTGGTGCAGTGAAGAGGATTATTTTCAAGACTTGAACGACTACACAAGACAATATCACAAAAGTGGAAGCTACTTAAGTGATAGTGCTGAAGCATCGATTTATTGCAAGATATATCTGAGAACACAATCAGAGATAACTGAAGGAGAAGAGTCTAACTGA
- the LOC141720256 gene encoding putative ubiquitin-like-specific protease 1B, whose amino-acid sequence MDSIEDLAEDAAKRGGPERRGDMTRPLKNRKVRWLYRHFWSLEVDYIWRDHSERGVTYPLTHSQVTTLRPEYWVEDDVLNAYGELLRLREDKLWEKWEKISRTESFKPRRYFIAPSFFMVMALEHCPNLKASPSTLKGDAKKSMERFFRDYANKGGSLPLQFCDFAFFPTCDSSHWFLFVVNLNKMRVLNIDPLRDDKDTIGNIAHPFQYYIMEKLIPHMLNYLHPFRFPLKYTRVHGLDARPKQDGGNDCGVYVSKYMDVMLNGISLPSAVWNPKVDVQNFRYQMAHELSKGVARHISEWGIRQREAGH is encoded by the exons ATGGACTCAATTGAAGATTTGGCGGAGGATGCGGCGAAACGAGGTGGTCCTGAGCGGCGTGGTGATATGACAAGGCCACTAAAAAATCGGAAAGTGAGGTGGTTGTATCGGCATTTCTGGAGTTTAGAGGTTGATTACATTTGGCGTGATCACAGTGAGCGGGGCGTTACTTATCCTCTTACACATAGCCAAGTAACAACTTTGCGACCAGAGTATTGGGTGGAGGATGATGTTCTCAATGCCTATGGTGAGCTCTTGAGACTTAGAGAGGATAAACTCTGGGAAAAATGGGAAAAAATTTCCAGAACTGAAAGTTTCAAGCCCAGGCGGTATTTCATTGCTCCTAGCTTTTTCATGGTGATGGCACTTGAGCATTGTCCTAACTTGAAG GCTTCTCCGAGTACCCTAAAAGGTGATGCCAAGAAGTCAATGGAGAGGTTCTTTAGAGATTATGCTAACAAGGGGGGTAGCTTGCCTCTTCAGTTTTGTGACTTTGCATTTTTCCCCACGTGTGATAGCTCTCATTGGTTCTTGTTTGTTGTTAATCTCAACAAAATGAGAGTGCTAAACATTGATCCTCTTAGGGACGACAAAGACACAATAGGGAACATCGCTCACCCCTTCCAGTATTACATTATG GAAAAGTTGATCCCACATATGCTCAATTATTTGCATCCATTTCGATTTCCATTGAAATATACCCGGGTTCATGGTCTTGATGCTCGACCCAAGCAAGATGGTGGCAATGATTGTGGTGTATATGTCTCCAAGTACATGGACGTTATGCTCAACGGGATCTCTTTGCCATCAGCTGTGTGGAACCCTAAAGTTGATGTACAGAATTTTCGCTATCAGATGGCGCACGAGTTATCAAAAGGGGTTGCTAGACACATTTCTGAGTGGGGCATTCGACAAAGAGAGGCGGGACACTAG